The Natronogracilivirga saccharolytica genome includes a window with the following:
- a CDS encoding FkbM family methyltransferase codes for MEWDRHFAPEIRPERPVPADKSPDRKLRVGFISGGFFRHPVGWMITEALENLPDDQFEIICYTNNNINDLITKRIHAASDEWKPIVGYSDEVVGQMIRDDEVDILVELSGHSAYNRLKTVAMEPAPVIVKWVGGLFNTSGLRAMDYLITDWHESPEGEEPCYTEKLIRMPDDYICFLPPEYAPEVGPLPAEEKGYITFGCFNNPTKVNSRLIEKWAEIMHRVPDSRLFLKSKQYDTAMFTDSIISQMESAGIARERLIFEGMSPHPELLDAYNRVDIALDPWPYSGGLSTCEALWMGVPVVTLPGPTFAGRHSTTHLMNAGLPEMVTGSREDYIAKAVALASDKEALAELRAGLRERVRLSALCDGERFGAHLAVAFREMWKQRVAGWESADDEWRDHIAVEAGVSVTKKSAVEKEEAVANASGNGAQQASGDINANGNGTLSPETNGNPVKGSTGNGSVDSNEEKTWKIETKDDVTICTPADLNMLTPYVLLEQEQWYEPELQFVRDYLKPGMSVVDVGAGFGVYALPMAKKVGPGGKVYAFEAGSLARRHLEMSKLENGFEQLEVIGRAVSETPGKAVLKHGKTPEESTIVADGQGDEVNLVTLDAWWEFEGRPEVGLLKIDVNGEETAALKGAQQLVKEEKPLLLIALSGQNSRDFAEVAAGFGYILYEYVPGANILTEHDANAGADPYLLNLIAIHQSQRGAAKEAGWLYDEAVATYEPKIDLWKTELAKLPWTDELMEQCKSIEVSGDTEKYVKALNYLLAAEQIEVFGAAAGHAGSKKAKLLLAAAQMLINLYNQGTESAPVVFTLVRTLHALGKQGQAVAVMQKLIQTTSLGQENMSLDLPFMLPVSGQDHAPVKTGLAKWLMVRTVESWIQLKDVSTYRSGPQERKMMEVLEGNAEKQPFIIKAGFLGKGNAYNLSITHTLWQNSINFNKWFWVVKNDDSPIDLNLKNKKRKVDISDENKPSTRLIEAAIRKLTEQEAPIIQSVAYYDVEGKARGASTAVVYEAAVKYRNQSNIRSASLLIKVLQKKGYTFESETNYWEREGLFYENQHLFEGHALKFPRALAIDRNEDRIVMILEYHYDKGTPWRRIDYLEAAKAIADFNKIVKVGDKKDWFYRSKMSQFRNSLTSARQIADYLVKMNMRDTWVDDAKEIIRLTEKKVNEIFGKLSDRLPEVLCHSDLHRNNLIRSSNGLVAIDWATVGTGFPGEDVGRMIHPNYAAGTHWPNLDNLEAWFYEVVDTYVENWSSVNEGYDPDDIVSAARIGCITRANFSLYKMKNTLAVISKGIKEEATKQSVSKELEKVISSMDLYLHHCRILLKEDVESSVAKKTISTPKSNGSRNNYKYLLNEGAKKDSLTKAKDHFVKLLGNIETYQPVFIENKQISSGRYSMERDLVIRDIIRKSNCLSLSDYGCSEGHYLRIGCEEGCFSVGMDASKIKVMTAQWSLCLNGFENFALYTGSLYDEQIIKQIPSTDITISLSVIHHIIMEKGLEYAEHLMTSFSRKTNFGLIFEMGQSNEINFHWHKLLPDMGSDPDTWIAEWLNKVGFSDIETICKVPRRGVDRYTFFAKI; via the coding sequence ATGGAGTGGGACAGGCACTTCGCGCCGGAAATCCGTCCGGAGCGCCCCGTGCCGGCCGATAAAAGCCCGGACCGCAAGCTGCGTGTCGGATTTATTTCCGGTGGGTTCTTCCGGCATCCGGTGGGCTGGATGATCACGGAAGCCCTGGAAAACCTGCCGGACGATCAGTTTGAAATTATTTGCTACACCAACAATAACATCAACGACCTGATCACAAAAAGGATACACGCGGCTTCGGATGAGTGGAAACCGATTGTCGGATACAGCGATGAGGTTGTCGGACAGATGATCCGGGATGATGAGGTCGATATTCTGGTCGAGCTTTCCGGCCATTCGGCGTACAACCGGCTGAAGACGGTCGCGATGGAGCCGGCGCCGGTCATTGTGAAGTGGGTTGGCGGACTGTTCAACACCAGCGGGCTCCGCGCCATGGACTACCTGATCACCGACTGGCACGAGTCGCCCGAAGGAGAAGAGCCCTGTTACACGGAGAAGCTGATCCGCATGCCCGATGATTACATCTGCTTTCTGCCGCCCGAATACGCCCCGGAAGTGGGACCCCTGCCGGCAGAAGAAAAGGGGTACATCACCTTCGGCTGTTTCAACAATCCGACAAAGGTGAACAGCCGGCTCATCGAAAAGTGGGCGGAAATCATGCATCGCGTGCCGGACAGCCGGTTGTTTCTCAAGAGCAAGCAATACGATACCGCGATGTTCACGGACAGCATTATCAGTCAGATGGAATCTGCGGGCATTGCCCGTGAACGGCTGATCTTTGAGGGGATGTCGCCGCATCCGGAACTGCTGGATGCGTACAACCGTGTGGATATTGCGCTGGACCCCTGGCCGTATTCCGGCGGTTTGAGTACATGCGAGGCGCTTTGGATGGGTGTACCGGTAGTGACGCTGCCGGGTCCGACCTTTGCCGGGCGGCATTCCACGACCCATCTGATGAATGCGGGTTTGCCGGAGATGGTGACCGGCAGCCGTGAGGATTACATCGCGAAGGCGGTGGCACTGGCCTCGGACAAGGAGGCGCTTGCGGAGCTGCGGGCGGGCCTGCGGGAGCGGGTGCGGTTGTCGGCGCTGTGCGATGGTGAGCGGTTCGGGGCACATCTGGCGGTGGCGTTTCGTGAGATGTGGAAGCAGCGCGTGGCAGGATGGGAATCTGCTGATGACGAATGGCGGGATCATATTGCGGTGGAAGCGGGTGTATCTGTCACAAAAAAATCAGCAGTTGAAAAAGAAGAAGCGGTGGCAAATGCATCCGGAAACGGTGCGCAGCAGGCATCGGGTGATATTAATGCAAACGGGAATGGGACCCTGTCACCGGAAACAAATGGTAATCCCGTGAAGGGCAGTACCGGTAACGGCTCAGTTGACAGTAATGAGGAAAAAACATGGAAAATCGAGACCAAAGACGATGTGACCATCTGCACACCGGCCGACCTGAACATGCTGACGCCGTATGTGTTGCTGGAGCAGGAACAATGGTACGAGCCGGAGCTCCAGTTTGTGCGGGATTACCTGAAGCCGGGCATGAGCGTGGTGGATGTTGGCGCCGGTTTCGGCGTGTACGCGCTGCCGATGGCGAAAAAAGTGGGTCCGGGAGGAAAGGTGTATGCATTTGAGGCGGGGTCGCTGGCGCGCAGACATCTGGAGATGAGCAAGCTGGAGAACGGGTTTGAGCAGCTCGAGGTGATTGGCCGGGCAGTGTCGGAAACACCGGGCAAAGCTGTTTTGAAGCATGGGAAGACTCCGGAGGAGAGCACGATCGTTGCTGACGGACAGGGCGATGAGGTGAACCTTGTCACGCTGGATGCCTGGTGGGAGTTTGAGGGGCGTCCGGAGGTGGGTCTGCTGAAAATTGATGTCAACGGAGAAGAGACCGCTGCATTGAAGGGGGCACAGCAGCTTGTCAAAGAGGAAAAACCACTGCTTTTGATTGCATTAAGCGGGCAGAACTCGCGTGATTTTGCGGAAGTTGCGGCCGGTTTTGGATACATCTTGTATGAATATGTACCCGGGGCGAACATTTTGACGGAACATGATGCCAATGCGGGTGCTGATCCTTATCTGCTGAATCTGATAGCAATTCATCAGAGTCAGCGAGGGGCAGCTAAAGAAGCCGGATGGCTGTATGATGAGGCAGTCGCAACATATGAGCCGAAGATCGATCTCTGGAAAACGGAGCTCGCAAAACTGCCGTGGACCGATGAGTTGATGGAGCAGTGCAAGAGTATTGAGGTTTCAGGAGACACTGAAAAGTATGTAAAGGCACTAAATTATCTGTTAGCAGCAGAACAGATTGAAGTATTTGGGGCGGCTGCCGGTCATGCCGGAAGCAAGAAGGCAAAACTGTTGCTTGCGGCGGCTCAGATGTTGATCAATTTGTACAATCAGGGGACGGAAAGTGCCCCTGTTGTGTTCACGCTGGTGCGGACATTACATGCATTGGGTAAACAAGGGCAGGCCGTGGCAGTGATGCAGAAACTGATTCAGACCACAAGCCTGGGACAGGAGAACATGAGTTTGGATCTTCCTTTCATGTTGCCGGTATCAGGCCAGGATCATGCGCCTGTCAAAACCGGTCTTGCAAAATGGCTGATGGTCAGAACAGTTGAGTCCTGGATTCAGCTCAAAGATGTGAGTACGTATCGGAGTGGTCCGCAGGAGCGTAAGATGATGGAGGTGCTTGAGGGGAATGCGGAAAAACAGCCCTTTATCATAAAAGCGGGTTTTCTTGGAAAAGGTAATGCTTATAACCTGAGCATAACTCATACATTATGGCAAAACTCGATTAATTTTAACAAATGGTTTTGGGTCGTCAAAAATGATGATAGCCCAATTGATTTGAACTTAAAAAATAAGAAGCGTAAGGTCGATATCTCTGATGAAAATAAACCTTCTACCAGGTTAATTGAAGCGGCAATTCGTAAGCTAACGGAACAAGAAGCTCCAATAATTCAAAGTGTTGCATATTATGATGTAGAGGGGAAAGCGAGAGGAGCAAGTACGGCAGTTGTTTACGAAGCTGCAGTTAAATATCGCAATCAGTCGAACATCAGATCTGCAAGTTTGCTCATAAAAGTTTTACAGAAAAAAGGATATACATTCGAGAGTGAGACAAACTACTGGGAGAGGGAGGGCTTATTTTATGAGAATCAACATTTGTTTGAAGGACATGCGCTAAAGTTTCCCAGAGCCTTAGCTATTGATAGAAATGAAGATAGGATCGTAATGATATTGGAATATCATTACGATAAAGGTACTCCCTGGAGAAGAATTGATTATTTAGAAGCGGCAAAAGCCATAGCTGATTTTAATAAAATAGTAAAGGTCGGAGATAAGAAAGACTGGTTTTACAGGTCGAAAATGAGTCAATTCAGGAATTCATTGACTTCTGCCAGGCAAATTGCAGACTATTTGGTCAAGATGAACATGAGGGATACCTGGGTCGATGATGCAAAAGAAATTATTCGCCTTACTGAAAAAAAAGTAAATGAAATATTCGGAAAACTATCAGACAGGCTCCCTGAAGTTTTGTGTCACTCTGACCTGCATAGAAACAATTTGATACGAAGTAGTAATGGGCTGGTTGCAATTGACTGGGCTACTGTGGGTACAGGTTTTCCGGGTGAAGATGTCGGAAGGATGATTCATCCAAATTATGCAGCGGGCACACATTGGCCAAATTTGGACAATTTGGAAGCATGGTTTTATGAAGTGGTAGATACCTATGTAGAGAATTGGTCTTCGGTAAATGAAGGTTATGACCCGGATGATATCGTCTCAGCTGCCAGAATAGGTTGTATTACAAGGGCGAATTTTTCCCTGTATAAGATGAAAAATACTTTAGCTGTTATTTCGAAAGGCATAAAAGAAGAAGCAACAAAGCAGTCAGTTAGCAAGGAGCTTGAAAAAGTAATCTCTTCAATGGATTTGTATTTACATCATTGCAGAATACTATTGAAAGAGGACGTTGAATCTTCAGTGGCCAAAAAAACTATCTCTACGCCAAAGAGTAATGGTTCAAGAAATAATTATAAATATCTCTTAAATGAGGGAGCTAAAAAAGACTCATTGACAAAAGCAAAAGATCATTTTGTAAAACTACTTGGCAATATTGAGACATATCAGCCGGTTTTTATAGAGAATAAACAAATATCTTCGGGTAGATACTCTATGGAAAGAGACTTGGTGATACGAGACATTATCAGGAAAAGTAATTGTCTATCGCTAAGTGATTATGGTTGCAGCGAAGGTCATTATCTAAGAATAGGTTGTGAAGAGGGGTGTTTCTCTGTAGGAATGGATGCAAGCAAAATTAAAGTAATGACGGCACAATGGTCTCTATGTCTTAATGGGTTTGAAAATTTTGCTTTGTATACCGGAAGCTTATATGACGAACAAATCATTAAGCAAATCCCCTCAACGGATATCACAATTTCCCTTTCTGTGATTCATCATATAATTATGGAAAAGGGGTTGGAATACGCAGAACATTTGATGACAAGTTTTTCTAGGAAAACAAATTTCGGGTTAATATTTGAAATGGGTCAATCAAATGAAATCAATTTTCATTGGCACAAATTACTGCCAGACATGGGCTCCGATCCGGATACATGGATTGCAGAATGGTTGAATAAGGTTGGCTTTAGCGATATAGAAACAATTTGTAAAGTTCCCAGAAGAGGTGTCGATCGATATACTTTTTTTGCCAAGATATGA
- a CDS encoding PAS domain S-box protein yields MAHVHYKDLIKSAPYGYAWHKIVLDDHGRPCDYVFLDVNKEFERLTGLKGSEICNRPVTEVIPDIANDEFDWIGKYGDIALNKGELMFEQYFGHLQRWYRVQAYSPKKHFFSTIFVDITNFKRAEDEQDLLVDNIGTQIWYLKDCEHYGRVNQAHADFLGIPKHQIQDKSLYQFLNKTEADICYANNCQIFDKKAPVTTEEWATNGKGERRLLRVTKNPKRDRYGNVEFLACTAEDITGRRRAKQALRQSEEKFRQIFQNSPLGIFHFSADGIITDCNENFVKIIGSERDVLVGLNMSDLPDTKVKSAVSKALAGDISTYDGEYESVTSGKITPLRGIFAPIKSEHQAIKGGIGIIEDITDRKKAEKELKVSEQQLRSLVEGIDETIFVVDCNDIIVEFSQPQSRTLYRPKEDFLGKHLDDIEFPEPARAKIWNALKYTRRTGEYSNVEYYVDLPDKRLWHDMNITAARDYEGNRILIGVVRDVTRRKDAELTIREREASYRQLFEDSPVSLIEMDYSMVKEQMDRMKLELDTDLGSWLQNNPEKALNLMGEVVVCDVNKTAVTEHKADSKEQLLDALDRVFHEGSMHNYITVLKLIARGGTEAAFEHKHRAFDGSELIFDIHWSVMSGHESSYSRVIISAMNITDRKKAEALIQKNLREKNVLLSEIHHRVKNNMAVISSLLTLQSDFQAGQDPLTMLRDTCNRIRSMALVHELVYEDQNFAEIRFDELLKRLADNIKQIYGSHDKDISVNITCDDLMLEMNQSVPCTLLANELITNACLHAFDGNDSGVIDVICHKDGECCKLVVRDDGKGVADTAALETPESFGYTIIHGLVQQIGGIIDIASGDTGLSVEIRFKPHKPFYTGMKEKKEAATPGCC; encoded by the coding sequence ATGGCGCACGTTCACTACAAGGATCTCATCAAATCAGCACCTTATGGCTATGCCTGGCACAAAATAGTCCTGGATGATCACGGACGTCCATGTGATTACGTTTTCCTGGATGTGAATAAGGAGTTTGAACGGCTGACCGGATTGAAGGGCTCAGAGATCTGCAACCGGCCCGTGACGGAAGTTATTCCGGATATTGCAAATGATGAATTTGACTGGATCGGCAAATATGGCGACATCGCCCTGAATAAGGGTGAATTGATGTTTGAACAGTACTTCGGTCACTTACAGCGCTGGTACCGTGTGCAGGCATATTCTCCCAAAAAGCATTTCTTTTCGACCATATTTGTCGATATTACCAATTTTAAAAGGGCGGAGGATGAGCAGGATCTTCTGGTCGACAACATCGGTACCCAGATCTGGTATCTCAAGGATTGCGAGCACTATGGCAGAGTCAACCAGGCTCATGCCGATTTTCTTGGTATTCCGAAACACCAAATTCAGGACAAAAGCCTGTACCAGTTTCTGAATAAAACCGAGGCCGATATTTGCTATGCCAATAACTGTCAGATTTTTGACAAAAAGGCACCGGTTACCACCGAGGAGTGGGCAACCAACGGCAAGGGCGAACGCCGTCTGCTGCGCGTCACCAAAAACCCCAAACGTGACCGCTACGGCAATGTGGAGTTCCTGGCCTGTACAGCCGAGGACATCACCGGGCGCCGGCGGGCAAAGCAGGCATTGCGCCAGAGTGAGGAGAAGTTCCGGCAGATTTTTCAGAACTCTCCCCTTGGCATATTCCACTTCAGTGCCGATGGCATCATAACCGACTGTAATGAAAATTTTGTCAAAATTATTGGATCCGAACGCGATGTTCTGGTAGGTCTGAATATGTCTGATCTCCCTGATACCAAGGTCAAAAGCGCTGTTTCAAAGGCACTCGCTGGCGACATAAGTACCTATGACGGAGAGTACGAATCGGTTACTTCAGGAAAGATCACCCCTCTGAGAGGTATATTCGCACCGATAAAATCGGAACATCAGGCTATTAAAGGCGGGATTGGTATTATTGAGGATATTACGGATCGAAAAAAAGCAGAAAAGGAACTGAAGGTCAGCGAGCAACAGCTTCGCTCGCTTGTCGAAGGTATCGATGAGACCATTTTTGTGGTTGACTGCAACGACATTATTGTCGAGTTCAGTCAGCCTCAAAGCCGCACACTTTACAGGCCCAAAGAGGATTTTCTCGGAAAACATCTGGATGATATCGAGTTTCCCGAGCCTGCAAGGGCAAAAATTTGGAATGCCCTCAAGTACACCCGCAGAACAGGGGAATATTCAAATGTCGAATATTATGTCGACCTGCCCGATAAACGATTGTGGCATGATATGAATATTACCGCTGCCCGTGATTATGAAGGAAACAGGATTCTTATTGGTGTCGTGAGGGATGTGACACGGCGCAAAGATGCTGAGCTTACCATTCGTGAAAGGGAAGCCAGCTACCGCCAGCTGTTTGAAGATTCACCGGTTTCGCTGATTGAAATGGACTATTCTATGGTGAAAGAACAGATGGACCGGATGAAGCTGGAACTTGATACGGATCTTGGTTCCTGGTTGCAGAACAATCCTGAAAAAGCATTGAATCTGATGGGAGAAGTGGTTGTTTGCGACGTCAATAAAACCGCCGTCACCGAGCATAAGGCGGATTCCAAAGAGCAGCTGTTGGATGCACTGGATCGCGTTTTTCATGAAGGTTCAATGCATAATTACATCACTGTCCTCAAGTTAATTGCCAGGGGAGGCACCGAAGCAGCCTTTGAACACAAACACCGGGCCTTTGACGGAAGCGAGCTTATTTTTGATATCCACTGGTCGGTGATGTCCGGCCATGAATCTTCCTATTCCAGGGTGATTATCAGCGCCATGAATATCACCGATCGCAAAAAGGCCGAAGCTCTCATCCAAAAAAACCTGCGGGAAAAAAACGTTCTGCTTTCGGAAATTCATCACCGGGTGAAAAACAACATGGCAGTGATTTCGAGTCTGCTGACACTGCAGTCGGATTTTCAGGCCGGGCAGGATCCGCTTACCATGCTTCGGGATACGTGCAACCGCATCCGCTCCATGGCTCTTGTCCATGAACTGGTGTATGAGGACCAGAATTTTGCCGAGATCAGGTTTGATGAACTGCTTAAGCGCCTGGCTGATAACATCAAGCAGATTTACGGAAGTCATGACAAAGACATATCCGTCAACATCACCTGTGACGATCTGATGCTTGAAATGAATCAGTCCGTTCCCTGCACGCTTCTTGCCAATGAACTGATCACTAATGCCTGCTTGCATGCCTTTGATGGAAATGACAGCGGAGTTATTGATGTAATATGTCACAAAGACGGTGAGTGCTGCAAACTGGTGGTCCGTGACGACGGAAAGGGAGTCGCTGATACAGCAGCCCTGGAAACCCCGGAGTCTTTTGGATATACGATCATACACGGTCTTGTACAACAAATTGGGGGTATTATTGACATCGCATCCGGTGATACCGGATTGTCTGTGGAAATCCGTTTCAAACCGCACAAACCATTTTATACCGGAATGAAAGAGAAAAAAGAGGCGGCAACTCCGGGATGCTGCTGA
- the fliS gene encoding flagellar export chaperone FliS: MRDPQLQYQRQAVMNASPIKLVVKLYDLAIQSTYREDDKKLREILSTLIKGLNFDHQPADQLYSIYRYCQDLSREKKFEEIREILEPIRDAWEESASQVTAENAKG, encoded by the coding sequence ATGCGCGACCCACAACTTCAATATCAGCGTCAGGCTGTCATGAACGCCTCACCAATCAAACTGGTGGTAAAACTCTATGACCTGGCCATTCAGTCAACGTACCGTGAAGACGATAAAAAGCTGCGGGAAATCCTCTCCACGCTGATCAAGGGACTGAATTTTGACCATCAGCCGGCCGATCAGCTCTACAGCATCTACCGTTATTGCCAGGATTTGTCTCGTGAAAAGAAATTTGAAGAGATTCGGGAGATACTCGAACCGATTCGTGATGCCTGGGAAGAGTCGGCATCACAGGTCACCGCTGAAAATGCCAAAGGGTAA
- a CDS encoding PAS domain S-box protein, which produces MKEDYYKKILMESQVGYAFGKIVLDDDGRPEDLYILEVNPAFCRHTGLLPGQIENKRIGNVLPDLRAKGFTWIEKIGEVACNGSSTIVEDYVAPLDLWLRVELQSPENMYVSATLTDITHERRLREEYELLANNISTQIWYLKDLETYGNVNRAHADFLGRTVEDVQNKSLYEVLSRSEADICVSGNQRVFNEKKALAANEWVTNAAGESRLLRITKNPKLASDGSVRFVVCSAEDVTEHHFAEQALRRSEERLRRIFEHAPFGIMHVNGSGRITTCNDQFVNIIGSSREQLLGFDVLSIQNKEAKKAIANAFEGNVSDYEGVYTSMMSGKTTPVRGFFTPLKAEDGSVNGILGIIEDITERIVAENALRASEEQLRSLFETMDELIFMVDEDLIFREYHMPKSRSFRLSEDHFLGKSVYEASFPRPARDKVIEGLKKARDKNRFTNVEYYLDLLGGRSWYDMNINPVRNKDGRKVLVAVVRDVTARKQAELDLMESEQKYRQLFEDAPISLWEKDFSIIKHWLNNREDLPADNLETYFLERPEMVRKLFQKVKILDVNQRTLKLYKEEHKNSLIKGLNSIFTEHTWKDFARSLAAIARGDKDFTAETRHKTIDGEIRDVSIHWKVAPGYEKTYARVLHSEFDITEQKKAEEQIRENLREKNILLAEIHHRVKNNMAVISSLLTLQSEFQSDADPGKILRDTRNRIQSMGLVHELVYEHDNFAEINFRPLLERLVQILSDVYLVNDKEISVNVSCDDVQLDLNRSMPCTLIANELMSNAFQHAFSQSDKGNIDVIFEKKADTYRLVIRDDGEGIDDPGDLENPGSFGYTIIHGLVQQIRGDISFSAENPGLSVEVTFHTEQPGK; this is translated from the coding sequence ATGAAAGAGGACTATTACAAAAAGATTCTGATGGAATCTCAGGTGGGTTATGCATTCGGCAAAATAGTTCTGGATGATGACGGCCGCCCCGAAGATCTTTACATTCTCGAGGTAAACCCCGCTTTTTGCCGGCATACCGGGTTGTTGCCCGGCCAAATCGAAAATAAAAGAATCGGAAATGTCCTGCCGGATCTGCGTGCGAAGGGGTTTACATGGATCGAAAAAATAGGAGAGGTTGCATGCAATGGCAGCAGCACCATTGTTGAGGATTACGTCGCCCCGCTTGATCTCTGGCTGCGCGTGGAGCTGCAGTCACCGGAAAATATGTACGTTTCCGCAACACTGACAGATATCACCCACGAGAGAAGATTGCGGGAAGAGTACGAACTGCTGGCCAACAATATTTCCACGCAGATATGGTATCTGAAAGATCTGGAAACCTATGGTAATGTAAACAGAGCCCACGCTGATTTCCTCGGACGTACCGTCGAGGATGTACAGAATAAAAGCCTGTACGAAGTGCTCTCGCGCTCAGAAGCAGATATTTGTGTATCAGGTAACCAAAGGGTATTTAATGAGAAAAAAGCACTGGCCGCGAACGAATGGGTGACCAACGCTGCCGGTGAGTCTCGTCTTCTCAGGATTACAAAAAATCCGAAACTCGCCTCTGATGGTTCGGTTCGTTTTGTCGTCTGTTCCGCTGAGGATGTCACCGAACACCATTTTGCAGAACAGGCCCTGCGCCGCAGCGAAGAACGCCTCCGCCGGATTTTTGAGCACGCCCCGTTCGGCATCATGCATGTGAATGGCAGTGGCAGGATCACAACATGCAATGACCAGTTTGTGAATATTATTGGCTCCTCACGTGAACAGCTGCTGGGGTTTGATGTTCTCAGCATTCAAAATAAAGAAGCAAAAAAGGCGATTGCAAACGCTTTTGAGGGTAATGTTTCGGACTATGAGGGGGTGTACACGTCCATGATGTCGGGCAAGACTACACCGGTACGAGGCTTCTTTACCCCGTTAAAAGCAGAAGACGGCTCAGTGAACGGAATTTTGGGAATTATTGAGGATATCACCGAACGCATAGTGGCAGAAAATGCGCTAAGGGCCAGCGAAGAGCAGCTCAGATCGCTTTTCGAAACCATGGATGAGCTCATATTTATGGTCGATGAAGACCTGATATTCCGCGAGTATCACATGCCCAAATCGCGATCATTCCGGCTGTCCGAAGATCATTTTCTGGGCAAATCGGTGTACGAGGCTTCATTCCCCCGGCCGGCCAGGGACAAGGTGATCGAAGGGCTGAAAAAAGCAAGGGACAAGAATCGCTTCACCAATGTGGAATACTACCTCGACCTTCTGGGTGGACGCAGCTGGTATGACATGAATATCAATCCGGTCCGCAACAAAGACGGCCGCAAGGTTTTGGTAGCCGTAGTCAGGGATGTAACTGCACGCAAACAGGCAGAACTCGACCTGATGGAGAGCGAGCAGAAATACCGGCAGCTGTTTGAGGATGCCCCCATCTCTCTATGGGAGAAAGATTTCTCGATTATAAAGCACTGGCTGAATAACCGCGAAGACCTGCCGGCGGATAATCTGGAAACCTACTTTCTGGAAAGGCCGGAAATGGTCCGTAAGCTGTTCCAGAAAGTCAAGATTCTTGATGTCAATCAGCGGACACTCAAACTCTACAAGGAAGAACACAAAAATTCACTGATCAAAGGATTGAACAGTATTTTTACGGAGCATACATGGAAGGATTTTGCCAGATCGCTTGCTGCCATTGCCAGGGGTGACAAGGACTTTACTGCTGAAACCCGGCACAAGACAATAGACGGCGAAATTCGTGATGTCTCCATCCACTGGAAAGTTGCTCCCGGTTATGAAAAAACATACGCCCGCGTGCTGCACAGCGAGTTCGACATCACCGAACAAAAAAAGGCGGAAGAGCAGATCCGCGAAAACCTCAGGGAAAAAAACATCCTGCTGGCCGAAATCCATCACCGGGTAAAGAACAACATGGCAGTGATTTCCAGCCTGCTGACACTGCAATCCGAGTTCCAGTCCGATGCCGACCCCGGAAAAATATTGCGGGATACAAGGAACCGCATCCAGTCGATGGGACTTGTCCACGAACTGGTCTATGAACATGACAATTTTGCCGAAATCAATTTCCGTCCGCTGCTGGAGCGACTGGTACAGATCCTTTCGGATGTTTATCTCGTAAATGACAAAGAGATCTCGGTTAATGTCTCCTGCGATGATGTCCAGCTCGATCTGAACCGCTCGATGCCCTGCACCCTCATCGCCAATGAGCTGATGTCCAACGCATTTCAGCATGCATTCAGCCAAAGCGACAAGGGAAACATCGATGTCATTTTCGAAAAAAAGGCAGACACTTACCGGCTGGTGATCCGGGACGATGGTGAGGGAATCGATGATCCCGGAGACCTTGAGAATCCCGGATCGTTCGGCTATACCATTATACACGGACTGGTGCAGCAAATCCGCGGTGACATCTCCTTCTCTGCAGAAAATCCCGGCCTCAGTGTGGAAGTGACGTTTCATACGGAACAGCCCGGAAAATGA